A genomic stretch from Perognathus longimembris pacificus isolate PPM17 chromosome 5, ASM2315922v1, whole genome shotgun sequence includes:
- the LOC125351142 gene encoding peptidyl-prolyl cis-trans isomerase A-like has translation MAPDHKLVCAGMKDKPLESWIYACRDLNTQTHWTQALTASLNEEPAPATANGHEADAAAAAVVNPTVFFDIAADGKPLGRVSFELFADNVPKTAENFRALSTGEKGFGCKGSCFHRIIPGFLCQGGDFTCHNGTGGKSIYGEKFEDENFILKYTGPGILSVANAGPNTNGSQFFICTVKTDWLDGKHVVFGKVKEGMEIVEAMQGFGSGNGKTSKKVTITDCEQL, from the exons ATGGCCCCAGACCATAAGCTAGTTTGTGCAGGCATGAAAGACAAACCTCTAGAAAGCTGGATATATGCCTGCCGGGATCTCAATACTCAGACCCACTGGACACAGGCGCTGACTGCCTCGCTTAACGAGGAGCCCGCTCCTGCCACAGCCAATGGG cacGA AGCAGACGCCGCTGCCGCAGCCGTGGTCAACCCCACCGTGTTCTTCGACATTGCCGCCGACGGCAAGCCCTTGGGCCGCGTCTCCTTCGAGCTATTTGCAGACAACGTTCCAAAGACAGCAGAAAACTTTCGTGCTCTGAGCACTGGAGAGAAAGGATTTGGTTGTAAGGGTTCCTGTTTTCACAGGATTATCCCAGGATTCCTGTGCCAGGGTGGTGACTTCACATGCCATAATGGGACTGGTGGCAAGTCCATCTATGGAGAGAAATTCGAAGATGAGAATTTCATCCTGAAGTATACAGGTCCCGGCATCTTGTCTGTGGCAAATGCTGGACCAAATACAAATGGTTCCCAGTTTTTCATCTGCACTGTCAAGACTGATTGGTTGGATGGCAAGCATGTGGTGTTTGGGAAGGTGAAAGAGGGCATGGAAATCGTGGAAGCCATGCAGGGCTTTGGGTCCGGGAATGGCAAGACCAGCAAGAAGGTGACCATTACCGACTGCGAACAACTCTAA